From Triticum aestivum cultivar Chinese Spring chromosome 4A, IWGSC CS RefSeq v2.1, whole genome shotgun sequence, a single genomic window includes:
- the LOC123085520 gene encoding pentatricopeptide repeat-containing protein At2g37310, translated as MRLPAWLTAVPPDPRVYGDLIQRCADAGHLAAGRQLHARLATLSVIPSNFLASKLISLYSRTGRLHDARRVFDAIPQPNLFAWNAILIALSLHSPQPSAALRLFAASGVSPDEITVSALLKSLAASGPGLSPLVAGELHALAFLRGFGADLFVSNGLITAYANAEDMRSARAVFDQMPGKDVVSWNSLISAYARGGRYAECLELFHELVQACAGGGVRPNSVTVTSVLHACAQLKAVDFGVYALRIANESGLDMDIAAWNSVVGFYAKCGRLHYARQLLERMPKKDAVSYSAMITGYMNNGHVDEAMDLFRQADAKGINTWNALISGLIQNGHQSDVLGLLHEMMGAGILPNTATLSIIMPSAPLFSTLLGAKQAHGYVIRNDYGQSNNVVSALIDAYSKAGFLDMARKVFELHENRSTIAWTSIISAVAAHGDVTDALDLFNQMVSAGTRPDTVTFTVVLTACAHAGKVAEAREFFHSMQAMFGISPVMEQYACMISVLGRAGMLKDGLDLVNKMPFEPNAKVWGALLNGAAAVGDVELGRFVFDRLFIIEPKNTGNYVVMANLYSNAGKWEEAEIIRSMLWGVGLEKVPGCSWN; from the coding sequence ATGAGGCTGCCGGCGTGGCTCACCGCCGTGCCGCCGGACCCCCGCGTGTACGGTGACCTCATCCAGCGCTGCGCGGacgccggccacctcgccgccggcAGGCAGCTCCACGCCCGCCTCGCCACCCTCTCCGTGATCCCCTCCAACTTCCTCGCCTCCAAGCTCATCTCACTCTACTCCAGAACCGGACGCCTGCACGACGCCCGCAGGGTGTTCGACGCCATCCCGCAGCCCAACCTCTTCGCCTGGAACGCCATCCTCATCGCGCTCTCCCTCCACTCGCCCCAGCCCTCCgcggctcttcgcctcttcgcgGCCTCAGGCGTGTCCCCCGACGAGATCACCGTCTCCGCGCTCCTCAAGTCCCTCGCCGCGTCCGGGCCGGGCCTGTCCCCTCTCGTCGCCGGGGAGCTCCACGCCCTTGCGTTCCTGCGCGGGTTTGGCGCGGACCTCTTCGTGTCCAATGGGCTCATCACCGCCTACGCGAATGCTGAGGACATGCGCTCCGCTCGCGCGGTGTTCGACCAAATGCCAGGCAAGGATGTCGTGTCCTGGAACTCTCTTATATCAGCGTACGCTCGTGGAGGACGGTACGCAGAGTGCTTGGAGTTATTCCATGAGTTGGTGCAGGCTTGCGCTGGTGGTGGCGTTCGGCCAAATAGCGTCACGGTGACAAGTGTGCTGCATGCTTGTGCCCAGCTCAAGGCTGTTGATTTCGGGGTCTATGCCCTCCGAATTGCTAATGAGAGTGGGCTTGATATGGACATTGCAGCATGGAACTCAGTCGTAGGGTTTTATGCCAAATGTGGGCGGTTGCACTACGCACGCCAGTTGCTTGAAAGGATGCCTAAGAAAGATGCGGTCAGTTACAGCGCCATGATTACTGGTTACATGAACAATGGGCATGTCGATGAGGCAATGGATCTTTTCCGTCAAGCAGATGCTAAAGGCATCAACACGTGGAATGCGTTGATTTCTGGATTGATACAAAATGGACACCAGTCTGATGTTCTTGGATTGCTTCATGAGATGATGGGTGCTGGGATACTGCCCAATACAGCTACTCTTTCAATCATCATGCCCTCAGCACCGTTGTTCTCAACCCTACTGGGAGCAAAGCAAGCTCATGGTTATGTGATAAGAAATGATTATGGTCAGAGCAACAATGTTGTCAGTGCATTGATTGATGCTTACTCAAAGGCTGGATTTCTTGATATGGCCAGGAAGGTGTTTGAATTGCATGAGAATAGAAGCACAATTGCCTGGACATCGATCATTTCGGCTGTCGCAGCTCATGGAGATGTTACAGACGCATTGGACCTGTTCAATCAGATGGTCAGTGCTGGCACTAGGCCTGATACTGTAACTTTCACGGTTGTGCTTACTGCATGTGCTCATGCGGGAAAGGTAGCCGAAGCTCGTGAATTTTTTCACTCCATGCAAGCTATGTTTGGTATCAGTCCTGTGATGGAGCAGTATGCTTGCATGATTTCTGTACTCGGTCGTGCTGGTATGCTTAAGGATGGGCTTGACCTTGTAAACAAGATGCCTTTTGAGCCAAATGCAAAGGTCTGGGGTGCACTGCTTAATGGAGCAGCAGCAGTTggtgatgttgagcttggtcggtTTGTGTTTGATCGACTGTTCATAATAGAGCCTAAGAACACAGGTAACTATGTTGTGATGGCTAATCTGTACTCAAATGCTGGCAAATGGGAAGAAGCTGAAATCATAAGGAGCATGCTGTGGGGAGTTGGATTGGAGAAAGTTCCTGGGTGTAGCTGGAATTAA